Below is a window of Flavobacteriales bacterium DNA.
CGGACAAGAAGCTTTATTGCGTTCGCAAGGGATTAGGATTTTTGGTCCGGGTGCCAGCGCATCGCAGGATTTGGAGCCGGAATATGTTGCGGTGTCCGAAGATGATCAGTCGGCATGGATCACTTTACAGGAAAATAATGCAGTAGTCAAAATCGATCTTGTTACAAAAACTATCACCGGCATTTTCCCTTTAGGTACAAAAGATCATTCACTGATCAATAACCGTATGGATATTTCGAATCAATCCGCTGCCGCTAATTTATCCAACTGGCCGATTAAAGGATTCTATATGCCGGATGCGATTGCACAATTTTCGGTGGGAGGAACAAATTATTTCATCACCGCCAACGAAGGTGACTCCCGTGCTTATACCGGATATAGCGAAGAAGTTCGTATTTCATCTGCCAATCTTGATCCGACTGTTTTCCCTTATGCATCGGATTTAAAGAAAAATTATCTGGCTGGTCGCTTAAACATCACCACTGCTAATGGTGATATTGATAATGATGGTGATTTAGATGAAATCTATTGCTACGGCGCTCGCTCTTTTAGTATTTGGAATGGAAATACCGGTGCAATGGTTTATGATTCCGGTGACGATCTTGAACAAATTTCATTGAATCACCCATTGTATTCCGCATTCTTTAATGCATCGAACAGCGGTGCTGCTGTGGTGAAGGACAGAAGTGATGATAAAGGTCCGGAACCTGAAGGTGTAACTGTTGGATCGGTAAATGGACATCAATACCTTTTCCTTGGATTGGAACGTATCGGTGGTGTAATGGTGTTTAATATCGATAATCCAACATCACCGCAGTTTGTCACCTATATGAACAACCGTACAGGAAATGGAAGTGGTCCTGATTTAGGTGCTGAAGGAATTATTTTTATTCCCGCGTCGCAATCGCCCAATGGAAATGATTTAGTCATTCTCGCAAACGAAATATCTAGTACACTTTCCATTTATCAGGTACAAACCTGCGAGGCGACTTTACCTATGACCATCAACGCTGCTTCTTCTACAAGTTTTTGCAGTGGAGAATCGGTTGATCTTACACTTGCCAACAGTGCGGGTCACACCATTCAATGGTTACAAAACAATGTTGCTCTTTCAGGAGAAACTTCAGCAACCATTAACATTGATGCTGCCGGAGATTATGCCGTAAAAGTGACATCCAACACCTATGGTTGTACCGATACCAGCGCTGTACAAACGATAACAGTTTTTACATTACCAACAGTAGTGGCCAATGTAAGTGATGCATCTATTTGTATTGGAGATTCAGTACAATTTACCGGTTCAGGAGCGCAGTCCTACACCTGGGATAATGGAGTAACCGAAGGAAATTACTTCACTCCAATGGCAACTGCAACGTATCAGGTAACAGGAACCGATGTAAACAATTGCTCTGCAACAGCAAGTGTTGATGTAACGGTGAATTCACTTCCATCGGTAATGGCTTCTGCAAGTATTAATCCTGTTTGCGAAAACTTCTCTACTGTATTTACAGGAAGTGGAGCACTGACTTATACCTGGGATAATGGAATTATAGATGGACAATCCTTTACGGCTTTAACCACAACTACGGTAGGTGTTTTAGGAACAGATGCGAATGGATGCAGCGATAGTGCATACGTAACACTGCAAGTAATTCCCGCACCCCAGGTAACGGCTTCTGTAAGTTCCATCGAAATTTGTGAAGGAGAATCGGTTGTGTTTAACGGATCCGGTGCGGTTTCATATTCCTGGGATAATGGTGTTACTAACGGACTCCCCTATACTCCTTCTGCAACGCAGAGTTATACCGTAACAGGAACAGATAATAATTGCTGTACCGCAAGCGATCAGATTTCGGTTACTGTTCACCCGCTTCCTTCAATGCCGGTAATTACAGCTAACATGAATGTATTGACATCAACTTCTGCTAACAGTTACCAATGGTATTTAAACGGAAGCTCGATTGGTGGTGCCAATGCACAAAGCTATACGGCTACTTCCAATGGTAATTATTCAGTAGAAATCACGGATCAGTTTGGTTGCTCCAATTCATCTGCTGTATTCGTGTTTAATAGTTTAGGATTAAATGAAGCAGATATCATTGCACTTCAGGTTTCTGTTTTTCCTAATCCATTCAACAACGAAACTACATTACGGATTATCGCAGATAAAAACAGCAATGCCATTGTTCGTGTTCAGGATGCGATAGGAAGAGAGTTATCAGTTCAAAACATCAGTTTGCTTTCCGGACAAAATGATATTCGTTTAAATGATCGTCATTTTTCCGATGCAAGTGGTGTATTGTTCCTGAGCATTCAAATCGACAACGAAATAAAAACCATGCGTATCGTTCGCATGCATTAATACAGGGTTTGATTCCGGTTGAGAGAGGACCGGATAGAACAAAACGAAAAGGGGATTTCAAATTGAAATCCCCTTTTTATTTTTTTATTGGTTTATTATCTGCTGTAACGGAAATTTTTTCCAGGGTAAATAGCAGATGGACCTAACAATTCTTCAATACGAAGTAACTGATTGTATTTTGCAATCCGGTCGGAGCGTGAAGCAGAACCGGTTTTAATCTGGCCACAATTCAATGCCACGGCAAGATCTGCAATGGTTGTGTCTTCTGTTTCACCGGAGCGGTGCGACATAATGGAAGTGTATGACCAATTTTTTGCAAGTTCAACGGCTTCTACGGTTTCAGTTAATGTCCCAATCTGATTCACTTTTACAAGAATAGAATTAGCTACACCTTTTTCAATTCCCTGCGCTAAACGTTGGGTGTTGGTTACAAATAAATCATCGCCTACTAATTGAACGTGACTACCAATTGAATCGGTCAGTTTTTTCCAACCATCCCAATCGTCCTCTGCCATTCCGTCTTCGATAGAGGCAATCGGATATTTTTTCGACCATTCCGTCCAGTAGTTCACCATTTCATCGCTGGTGTATTGCTTGCCGGTGGATTCGAACAAGTATAATTTTTTCTCCGGATTGTAGAATTCAGTCGATGCGGCATCCAAAGCAATCAGAATATCTTCTCCCGGTTTGTAACCTGCAGTTTCAATGGCTTTCAAAACGGTTTCAATGGCTTCTTCATTCGAACTTAAGTTGGGAGCAAAACCACCTTCGTCACCAACATTGGTGCTATGTCCTGCTTTTTTAAGCACAGCTTTAAGGTGATGGAAAATTTCGGTTCCCATACGTAAGGCATCACTGAAACTTTCTGCACCAACCGGCATCACCATAAATTCCTGAATGTCTATTTTATTATCGGCATGCGCACCTCCGTTGAGGATGTTCATTAATGGAATGGGTAAGGTACATGCATTTACTCCGCCTACGTAACGGAAAAGCGGTAAACCGGCTTCTTGTGCTGCTGCTTTTGCGCAGGCGAGTGAAACACCTAAAATGGCATTCGCACCGAGATTGGCTTTATTTGGAGAACCGTCAAGTTGAATCAGTAATCGGTCAATGATATTTTGATTGAACACCGGTAATCCCTGCAATTCTTTATTGATGGAATCATTTACATTTTGAACGGCTTTTGTAACGCCTTTACCCATGTAAACTTTCTTATCTCCATCGCGCAATTCAACGGCTTCGTGTGCTCCGGTTGATGCACCGGATGGAACAGCGGCTCTTCCTAATACACCATTGGTGGTGATTACATCAACTTCTACTGTGGGATTCCCTCTCGAATCGAGAATTTGTCGGGCTTCAATTTGCGCAATGGTGCTCATGTGTTGGGATTAAAATATGAATTGAAAAAAATGAAACGCGTAAAAATGGTGTTTATCTGTTAACTCACTTTTTGTTTTGCTGCAACATAGGTTTTTATGTTACTTACAAAATCATCAAAAAGGTAGCGCGCATCCAGTGGTCCGGGTGATGCTTCCGGATGGTATTGTACGGAGAATACAGGCTTGCCTTTTAACCGCAATCCTGCAAGTGTGCCATCATTCAAATGAATATGCGTCACTTCAATATCCTCCCGTTTTTTTGCTTCTTCCATATTCACCACAAATCCGTGGTTTTGTGAAGTGATTTCAGATTTTCCGGTAATCAGATTTTTGATGGGGTGGTTGATACCGCGGTGACCATTATGCATTTTTTTGGTGCTGAGTCCTTGCGATAAGGCCATCACCTGGTGACCCAAACAAATTCCAAATACAGGAATGCCAGAAGCTACAATCGATTTTACTTTTTCAATGGTGTCGGGCATGGCAGAGGGATCTCCGGGACCATTACTCAACATGAAACCGTCGGGTTCAAAGGCTTTCATTTCTTCCAATGAAGCGGTCATTGGAAATACCTTTACATAACATCCGCGCTCGGTTAAGCAACGAACTATATTTTTCTTTACACCGATATCCAAAAGCGCTACTTTATAAGGAGCATTGGCATCACCGGCAGTATATGCTGTTGTTGTGGAAACCCGCGAAGAAAGTTCGAGTCCGTCCATGGAAGGAACCGACTTCAATTTTTCTTTTAACACCTCTACATCCAGAATTTCCGAAGAGATAATGGCATTCATCGCTCCCGCATTGCGGATGTGGCGTACCAATGCGCGCGTGTCGATTTCGCAAATACCTACAATGTTGTCGCGTTCGAAATAGGTTTGCAGGGAACTTTCGCCGGAGGGACGTGAATAATTCGGAGAGAATTTTTTACAAACGAGTCCTGAAATTTTAACTCCCTCAGATTCTACTTCATCCTTGTGAACCCCATAGTTTCCGATGTGCGTACTGGCCATTACTAAAATCTGACCGAGATACGAAGGGTCGGTAAAAATTTCCTGATAGCCGGTCATTCCCGTATTGAATGCGATTTCACCGGTTGTGGTGCCAATAACGCCACAGGCTTTGCCCTGGAAAACGGTACCATCCTGAAGAACGAGGAGAGCTGATGGTTTCACTTGGTATTTCATGGGGGCAAATATAGAAAGCGAAGAGTGAAAAGGAAGAAAAAAAACGATTGCGGTTTTGAACAATTTTTGGAGAAATGTTGATAGGTTGAAAGCCCCTGAAAATAAGTCCTTCTGCATGCATCTCCTCCCTTCTTTATTTCGTCTTTTATTCAGATAATTTTTGTTATATTTACCCTAATGAGATTCTTTTCCCTTTTCCTTTTGCTATTGTTTTCAGGCACTTCCGTGATGGCTCACGATGGAGAGGGTAGCTATTGCCGCTTTATTCCGAATAGGGGACAATTCCATCCTGCCGCCCGTTATCAGGGGAAAATCAATCATGGAAATCTGATTTTGGAGGACAAAGCCTTTACCTTTCATTTTATGGATAATTCCATACTGGCGAAGGCGCACATGGGGGCTGATGTAAAGGCAGAGGAATTGATTTATAAGGGACATGCCTATAAAGTGAATTTTATCGGAGCCGGAAATGCACAACTGTCTTCCGAAGAACAAAGTCCGGAATATTACAATTACTACCGCGGAAATAATCCGGCTCGCTGGGCCTCCAAAGTACATGCCTATGAAAAGGTGAATTACAAAGGACTCTATCCCGGTATCGACATGTCCGTTTATACGAGTGAGGGTCGACTGAAATACGACTTCCAGGTATCACCCGGTGCCGATGCAGGGATGATTGTGCAGGAGTACATTGGACTGGAAAATTTAAAATTGGTAAAGGGGAATTTAGAGATTCACACGGATGTGATCGACATTACAGAACAAGCACCTGTTGCCTGGCAGATGGTGAATGGGAAAAAGAAAAATGTACCGGTAGAATTTAAATTAGAAGGAAATAAAATTACCTACCATTTCCCCAAGGGATATGATCATACACAGACATTAATCATCGATCCTGTTTTAATATTTGGAAGTTCATCCGGAAGTTTTGCAGATAATTTCGGAATGACGGCTACCTATTCTTCGCAGGGAAATTTATTTACGGGAGGAACTGCATTCGATGTAGGTTACCCGGTTACCTTGGGAGCTTATATGACGAGTCCGAATGTAAACGGATCCACTTCCGGTATAACCGATGTGGTTATTACCAAATATTCTCCCAATGGCACATCACTGGTGTATAGCACCTATCTCGGAGGTGGAGATGGAACGCAAGGAGCGGAAACTGTGCATTCACTTATTTGTAATGCCAATGATGAATTGTTTTTAATGGGGGTTACTTCATCCAGCGATTTTCCTACTACGCCCGGCGCATTTGATAATACCTTTAATGGAGGATCTTATGTGTATTTTCCGCAAAATGGAACCTTGTTTAATTCGGGAACCGATTTATACGTAACGAAATTTAATTTCGACGGCACCGCTCTTTTAGCCTCCACCTATATTGGAGGATCTGCCAACGATGGAATCAATTGCAACAATAACACGAGTCTTTACGATTCCCTGCAAAAAAATTATGGCGACCAGTTTCGCGGAGAAATTATGGTAGATAGAAATGGAAATTGCTATGTTGCGAGCGTAACGAAATCTTCCAATTTTCCAACGGCCAATGCCATTCAAAACACACTCAATGGCGATCAGGATGCAGCAATTTTTAAATTCGATCCGAATCTTACATCCTTGCAATGGAGTACCTTTTTGGGTGGAAGTAACAAAGACGCTGCGTATTCGATTAAGGTCGATACCAATTTCGTAACCTACGTTTGCGGCGGAACTTCATCAACTAATTTTCCTACCACGGTTGGAACCTATTCGCCAACGGCTCCCGGAGGTAAAGCAGATGGATACCTGGTTACCATTTCACCATCGGGTACATCTATTTTGGCAGGAACATATTTGGGGACTAATAATTATGACCAGACTTATTTCCTGGAGATCGATCGTTACAAAGATGTTTATGTGGTTGGTCAGACCCTCGGTACATCTTCATTCCCGGTTGTAAATGTAGGATATACCAATGCCAATAGCGGACAATTCGTTACCAAATTCGATCATAACCTTACAGCAATTCAGTATTCCACCACATTTGGAAATGGAAACAATAACATCAATATTTCTCCTGCTGCATTTATGGTGGATGTATGCGGAAATGTATATGTTTCCGGTTGGGGTGCCAATATTTTACAAGCGGTTCCATTGAATGGAATGCCTACCACTGCAAATGCTTTTCAGCCCACCAATGGTGATGGATTTAATTTTTACCTCATTGTATTTTCACGCAACA
It encodes the following:
- a CDS encoding choice-of-anchor I family protein; this translates as MKRTFKKLKQRLGFVCGLLYGVPVVAQGPGLVISEFLANPAGTDSPFEYVELVATRNIDFSVTPYSVIVCNNGTANANGWIAGAGISYAFQINSGTVTSGSIVYVGGDQMAITGTKLRVINTATTAGDGLGNANASGVIGNGGANADGIAVFNLPVSSITSSTVPVDAVFFGTGGGTAVVNGGLDGYQLPVNDLYAGGKLQSTSFFAPDPASGVAVFANGTYDLSTGNFSTIRSWSTGAISDGTTGITLSASLTPATVSFTVTNQTVNENAATATINVAVSNSNASPSYIDFTVKTLSSASRPADYSISNFTLTIPANTSGNVPFTIAITDDALVESDEFVVVQMNGFQNAVAGSNNLHALYIRDNDNAAPVANNELVLTLLHSFSNGVAGTNSAEIVYHDPGTQRLFIANSVGKKLDIVNFSNPSAPVLINSVDITPYGNINSVAVKNGLVAAAVEDINPQDSGWVVFFDAAGTFIKKVRVGAMPDMITFNHAGTMVITANEGEPNAAYTVDPNGSITTVDLSAGIAAVDQSSVTFINFTAFNGQEALLRSQGIRIFGPGASASQDLEPEYVAVSEDDQSAWITLQENNAVVKIDLVTKTITGIFPLGTKDHSLINNRMDISNQSAAANLSNWPIKGFYMPDAIAQFSVGGTNYFITANEGDSRAYTGYSEEVRISSANLDPTVFPYASDLKKNYLAGRLNITTANGDIDNDGDLDEIYCYGARSFSIWNGNTGAMVYDSGDDLEQISLNHPLYSAFFNASNSGAAVVKDRSDDKGPEPEGVTVGSVNGHQYLFLGLERIGGVMVFNIDNPTSPQFVTYMNNRTGNGSGPDLGAEGIIFIPASQSPNGNDLVILANEISSTLSIYQVQTCEATLPMTINAASSTSFCSGESVDLTLANSAGHTIQWLQNNVALSGETSATINIDAAGDYAVKVTSNTYGCTDTSAVQTITVFTLPTVVANVSDASICIGDSVQFTGSGAQSYTWDNGVTEGNYFTPMATATYQVTGTDVNNCSATASVDVTVNSLPSVMASASINPVCENFSTVFTGSGALTYTWDNGIIDGQSFTALTTTTVGVLGTDANGCSDSAYVTLQVIPAPQVTASVSSIEICEGESVVFNGSGAVSYSWDNGVTNGLPYTPSATQSYTVTGTDNNCCTASDQISVTVHPLPSMPVITANMNVLTSTSANSYQWYLNGSSIGGANAQSYTATSNGNYSVEITDQFGCSNSSAVFVFNSLGLNEADIIALQVSVFPNPFNNETTLRIIADKNSNAIVRVQDAIGRELSVQNISLLSGQNDIRLNDRHFSDASGVLFLSIQIDNEIKTMRIVRMH
- the eno gene encoding phosphopyruvate hydratase; amino-acid sequence: MSTIAQIEARQILDSRGNPTVEVDVITTNGVLGRAAVPSGASTGAHEAVELRDGDKKVYMGKGVTKAVQNVNDSINKELQGLPVFNQNIIDRLLIQLDGSPNKANLGANAILGVSLACAKAAAQEAGLPLFRYVGGVNACTLPIPLMNILNGGAHADNKIDIQEFMVMPVGAESFSDALRMGTEIFHHLKAVLKKAGHSTNVGDEGGFAPNLSSNEEAIETVLKAIETAGYKPGEDILIALDAASTEFYNPEKKLYLFESTGKQYTSDEMVNYWTEWSKKYPIASIEDGMAEDDWDGWKKLTDSIGSHVQLVGDDLFVTNTQRLAQGIEKGVANSILVKVNQIGTLTETVEAVELAKNWSYTSIMSHRSGETEDTTIADLAVALNCGQIKTGSASRSDRIAKYNQLLRIEELLGPSAIYPGKNFRYSR
- the carA gene encoding glutamine-hydrolyzing carbamoyl-phosphate synthase small subunit, translated to MKYQVKPSALLVLQDGTVFQGKACGVIGTTTGEIAFNTGMTGYQEIFTDPSYLGQILVMASTHIGNYGVHKDEVESEGVKISGLVCKKFSPNYSRPSGESSLQTYFERDNIVGICEIDTRALVRHIRNAGAMNAIISSEILDVEVLKEKLKSVPSMDGLELSSRVSTTTAYTAGDANAPYKVALLDIGVKKNIVRCLTERGCYVKVFPMTASLEEMKAFEPDGFMLSNGPGDPSAMPDTIEKVKSIVASGIPVFGICLGHQVMALSQGLSTKKMHNGHRGINHPIKNLITGKSEITSQNHGFVVNMEEAKKREDIEVTHIHLNDGTLAGLRLKGKPVFSVQYHPEASPGPLDARYLFDDFVSNIKTYVAAKQKVS
- a CDS encoding gliding motility-associated C-terminal domain-containing protein, giving the protein MRFFSLFLLLLFSGTSVMAHDGEGSYCRFIPNRGQFHPAARYQGKINHGNLILEDKAFTFHFMDNSILAKAHMGADVKAEELIYKGHAYKVNFIGAGNAQLSSEEQSPEYYNYYRGNNPARWASKVHAYEKVNYKGLYPGIDMSVYTSEGRLKYDFQVSPGADAGMIVQEYIGLENLKLVKGNLEIHTDVIDITEQAPVAWQMVNGKKKNVPVEFKLEGNKITYHFPKGYDHTQTLIIDPVLIFGSSSGSFADNFGMTATYSSQGNLFTGGTAFDVGYPVTLGAYMTSPNVNGSTSGITDVVITKYSPNGTSLVYSTYLGGGDGTQGAETVHSLICNANDELFLMGVTSSSDFPTTPGAFDNTFNGGSYVYFPQNGTLFNSGTDLYVTKFNFDGTALLASTYIGGSANDGINCNNNTSLYDSLQKNYGDQFRGEIMVDRNGNCYVASVTKSSNFPTANAIQNTLNGDQDAAIFKFDPNLTSLQWSTFLGGSNKDAAYSIKVDTNFVTYVCGGTSSTNFPTTVGTYSPTAPGGKADGYLVTISPSGTSILAGTYLGTNNYDQTYFLEIDRYKDVYVVGQTLGTSSFPVVNVGYTNANSGQFVTKFDHNLTAIQYSTTFGNGNNNINISPAAFMVDVCGNVYVSGWGANILQAVPLNGMPTTANAFQPTNGDGFNFYLIVFSRNIGSLLYATYFGGPLSHEHVDGGTSRFSQDGIVYQSVCAGCWGNDDFPTTPGAWSQVNNSSFCNNGVFKFDFEIEPVADFVTDQLEGCAPLTIHFDNTSPLYSSYVWDFGNGDTTSTNPDPIVTFDTAGTYTVYLVVQDSICLLLDTAEKVITVYPPLQLSATDSVICSPSPVVLTATSFGTVNNYFWSSNGNFTDTLNSPSTDSTLLVNISGDTTFFVNVSNTWCSYTDTVIVHIPQLDITISSIAGLCTGDSAFISVTNNTPQDPLNFNWGPDSLIISGDGTNTVLVSPDYNNWITVTGTTLQGCTVSDSTFIPVSGPPTGLLNATADDYTIMIGQSTVLHASPNGYTYSWSPSSTLDNPNIQHPTATPDVTTIYTVTVSNNGCSLTDTVMVKVLEFVCGEPNIYVPNAFTPNGDGENDLLFVRGNNITKLLFRVFDRWGELVFETTNQSIGWDGKFKDRDCDPAVFVWYVEATCEGGDEYFQKGNVTLIR